One stretch of Cohnella algarum DNA includes these proteins:
- the isdG gene encoding heme oxygenase codes for MTAIETEHLRLDIGHFQLDDVTLSFPEEQITAIVGPNGSGKSTLLKMISRLATADGGEIRVGGLPARSYRATDFARVLTMLPQSKGMFPDLTVREIVAYGRSPHKRFLESRLSAEDREAIDWALAATDTEKHEDRPFHTLSGGEQQKVRIAMALAQKTGILLLDEPTTFLDMSHQLDVMEMLRKLNREWGMTIVMVLHDLQQAAAYSHHLVAMKHGLVVAEGAPRAVITPRFLRYVYDIEAKVRFEEDYPIIIPVKKAKEDTTMVIVTNTSKISKGNAHKLIERFDKVGKVEFMEGFLGLEVLLTENTKDYEEVSVVTRWRQKEDFQAWTKSSAFKESHKHREIPDYILENKITFQEVKIVRDPRTADERPAAETEEAAG; via the coding sequence ATGACCGCGATCGAAACGGAACATCTGCGGCTGGATATCGGCCATTTTCAATTGGATGACGTTACGCTGTCGTTTCCGGAAGAGCAAATCACGGCGATCGTCGGCCCCAACGGCTCCGGAAAATCCACCCTGCTTAAAATGATTTCCCGGCTCGCCACGGCGGACGGCGGCGAAATCCGGGTCGGCGGCTTGCCCGCCAGGTCGTACAGGGCGACGGATTTCGCCCGCGTGCTGACGATGCTGCCCCAGTCCAAAGGGATGTTCCCCGATTTGACGGTGCGGGAGATCGTCGCTTACGGCCGTTCGCCGCACAAGCGTTTCCTGGAAAGCCGGTTGTCGGCGGAGGACCGGGAAGCGATCGATTGGGCGCTTGCCGCGACGGATACGGAGAAGCACGAAGACCGTCCGTTCCATACGCTGTCCGGAGGCGAGCAGCAAAAGGTCCGGATCGCGATGGCGCTCGCCCAGAAAACGGGCATTCTGCTGCTCGACGAACCGACCACCTTTCTGGACATGTCCCATCAGCTCGACGTCATGGAGATGCTCCGGAAGCTGAACCGCGAATGGGGCATGACGATCGTCATGGTGCTTCACGATCTGCAGCAGGCGGCGGCCTACAGCCATCATCTCGTCGCGATGAAGCACGGACTCGTCGTGGCGGAAGGCGCCCCGCGCGCCGTCATCACGCCCCGTTTTTTGCGGTACGTTTACGATATCGAAGCCAAAGTCAGGTTTGAAGAGGATTATCCCATTATCATACCGGTCAAAAAGGCCAAGGAGGACACTACGATGGTCATCGTTACGAACACGTCGAAAATTTCCAAGGGCAACGCCCACAAGCTGATCGAGCGTTTCGACAAAGTCGGCAAAGTCGAATTCATGGAAGGCTTTCTCGGCCTCGAGGTGCTGCTGACGGAAAACACGAAAGATTACGAGGAGGTCAGCGTCGTGACGCGCTGGCGGCAAAAAGAGGATTTTCAAGCGTGGACCAAAAGCAGCGCGTTCAAGGAATCGCACAAGCATCGCGAAATTCCGGACTACATTTTGGAAAATAAAATCACGTTCCAGGAAGTCAAAATCGTGCGCGATCCGCGGACGGCGGACGAACGCCCCGCCGCCGAAACGGAGGAAGCGGCCGGTTGA
- a CDS encoding undecaprenyl-diphosphate phosphatase, translating to MDWLELVKSVILGAVEGLTEFAPVSSTGHMVIVDDMWLHSEEFLTKPVANTFKIVIQLGSILAVLFAFKDRFLDLLGLKKLDQKAGSNGGKRLNLLQVLVGLLPAAVLGLAFEDYIDEYLFSTETVLVGLVAGALLMLAADRFAPKRIKTETVDQITYKQALLVGLFQCISLWPGFSRSGSTISGGVLLGMSHKTAADFTFIMAVPIMAGASFLSLLKNWEYFTAEYLPFFIVGFISAFVFALVSIKFFLKLIDRIKLGPFAIYRLVLAAVLAIILYL from the coding sequence TTGGATTGGTTGGAGTTAGTGAAATCGGTGATCCTCGGCGCCGTGGAAGGCTTGACGGAATTCGCGCCGGTATCGTCCACCGGCCATATGGTCATCGTCGACGACATGTGGCTGCATTCGGAGGAATTTTTGACCAAGCCCGTAGCGAACACCTTCAAGATCGTCATCCAATTGGGCTCGATTCTCGCCGTCCTGTTCGCGTTCAAAGACCGGTTTTTGGATTTGCTCGGATTGAAAAAGCTGGACCAAAAGGCCGGCAGCAACGGAGGCAAGCGGCTGAACCTCCTTCAGGTTCTCGTCGGCCTGCTCCCGGCGGCCGTGCTCGGGCTGGCGTTCGAGGACTACATCGACGAATATCTGTTTTCGACCGAGACGGTGCTGGTCGGCCTGGTCGCGGGGGCGCTGCTCATGCTGGCCGCCGACCGGTTCGCGCCGAAGCGGATCAAGACCGAAACGGTCGATCAGATTACGTACAAGCAGGCGCTGCTGGTCGGCCTGTTCCAGTGCATCTCGCTCTGGCCGGGCTTTTCCCGGTCGGGATCGACCATCTCCGGCGGCGTGCTGCTCGGCATGAGCCACAAGACGGCGGCCGACTTTACGTTCATTATGGCCGTGCCGATCATGGCCGGGGCCAGCTTTTTGTCGCTTCTGAAAAACTGGGAGTATTTCACGGCGGAGTATTTGCCCTTTTTCATCGTCGGCTTCATAAGCGCGTTCGTGTTCGCTTTGGTGTCGATCAAGTTTTTCCTGAAGCTGATCGACCGGATCAAGCTCGGGCCGTTCGCGATTTACCGCCTCGTGCTTGCAGCTGTTTTAGCCATCATTCTATATCTGTAA
- a CDS encoding threonine/serine exporter family protein: MTALVQLLTSFVASAAFALLFNVPQNHLALAGATGMLGWMGYYGLLRADADPVIATWLAAFVVSFVSRWFAKRFKAPITVYNVSGIVPLVPGGAAYAAMRNVVLDRYDEAVQQAFQAFTLSGAIAFGLVLSEVIHLTLRRSGSKSGL; this comes from the coding sequence ATGACGGCGCTCGTGCAGCTTTTGACGAGCTTTGTCGCTTCCGCCGCCTTTGCGCTGCTCTTTAACGTGCCGCAAAATCATCTGGCGCTGGCCGGGGCGACGGGCATGCTGGGCTGGATGGGGTATTACGGCCTCCTTCGGGCGGATGCCGATCCGGTGATCGCGACATGGCTGGCCGCGTTTGTCGTTTCTTTCGTCAGCCGATGGTTCGCCAAACGCTTCAAGGCTCCGATTACCGTCTACAATGTGTCGGGCATCGTGCCGCTCGTGCCGGGCGGCGCCGCCTACGCTGCGATGCGCAACGTGGTGCTCGATCGGTACGACGAGGCGGTCCAGCAGGCGTTTCAGGCGTTCACGCTGTCGGGAGCGATCGCGTTCGGCCTCGTGCTGTCCGAAGTGATCCATTTGACCCTCCGCAGGTCCGGTTCCAAATCCGGTCTCTAG
- a CDS encoding ArsR/SmtB family transcription factor: protein MPASAAGKHDVFQAIADPTRRSMLSLLADRELPVTAISGHYPMSRTAVSKHLRVLADAGLVKERKVGRETRYRLEPDPLLELKRWLSYFELYWDNKLSALKRMVETDGEEQPAGREASE, encoded by the coding sequence ATGCCGGCTTCCGCTGCGGGAAAGCACGACGTGTTTCAGGCGATCGCCGATCCTACCCGCCGCAGCATGCTTTCGCTGCTCGCGGATCGGGAATTGCCGGTGACGGCGATATCCGGTCATTATCCGATGAGCCGGACCGCCGTTTCCAAGCATTTGCGGGTTTTGGCCGACGCGGGACTCGTCAAGGAACGCAAGGTCGGCCGGGAAACCCGCTACCGGCTGGAGCCCGACCCGCTGCTCGAATTGAAGCGCTGGCTGTCGTACTTCGAGCTGTATTGGGACAACAAGCTGTCCGCGCTCAAGCGGATGGTCGAAACGGACGGGGAGGAACAACCCGCGGGGCGCGAAGCCTCGGAATAG
- a CDS encoding SRPBCC family protein, producing MDKSENNPNIPDIRKTLVLNAPIEKVWEAVATADGIAAWFMPSDFKPELGYEFTLRAGPFGDSPCKVTELEPPALLAFTWGKDWTLRFELKERDGKTEFTLIHSGWDAEQVTEFNESHRVVRDRMDNGWSGIVEKLRAHVGG from the coding sequence ATGGACAAGTCGGAAAACAATCCTAACATTCCCGATATTCGCAAAACGCTGGTGCTGAACGCGCCGATCGAAAAAGTATGGGAAGCCGTCGCCACGGCGGACGGCATCGCCGCATGGTTCATGCCGAGCGATTTCAAGCCCGAGCTGGGCTATGAGTTTACGCTGCGCGCCGGACCGTTCGGCGATTCCCCCTGTAAAGTAACCGAACTGGAGCCCCCGGCCCTTCTTGCTTTCACATGGGGGAAGGATTGGACGCTTCGCTTCGAGTTGAAGGAACGGGACGGAAAGACGGAGTTCACGCTCATTCATTCCGGATGGGACGCGGAGCAGGTCACGGAGTTCAACGAATCCCACCGCGTCGTTCGCGACCGGATGGACAACGGGTGGAGCGGGATCGTCGAGAAGCTTCGCGCGCACGTCGGAGGCTGA
- a CDS encoding oxalate decarboxylase family bicupin, with translation MDRTADTPDSRFSVPQPIRPDGAGATDPGPRNVMLDIQNPDLLVPPATDAGIVPNLRFSFSNAHMQLNRGGWSREVTVRDLPVATTLSGVNMRLTPGGVRELHWHKQAEWAYMLLGRVRVTAVDQDGRNFIADVGPGDLWYFPPGIPHSIQGLEDGAEFLLVFDDGSFSDIDTFSISDWFAHTPKDVLSANFGVPESAFDGMPDDQVYIYQAEVPGPLASQQVPDPQGAVPLSFTHRLLAQEPIVTPGGTVRIVDSTNFPVSKTVAAALVEIKPGGMREMHWHPNNDEWQYYLTGEGRMTAFAAQGTARTFDFRAGDVGYVPFAYGHYIQNTGDTSLWFLEMFKSDRFADVSLNQWMALTPRELVRTNLNAGEELLDSLRKEKWPVVKYPGTPAP, from the coding sequence TTGGACAGAACCGCCGACACCCCGGACAGCCGGTTTTCCGTCCCGCAGCCCATTCGCCCGGACGGGGCCGGGGCAACCGACCCGGGACCCCGGAACGTCATGCTGGATATCCAGAATCCCGACCTGCTCGTACCGCCCGCGACCGATGCCGGCATCGTGCCGAATTTGCGCTTTTCCTTTTCCAATGCCCATATGCAGCTCAATCGCGGCGGCTGGTCGCGCGAGGTGACCGTTCGGGATTTGCCTGTCGCCACGACGCTGTCGGGCGTCAACATGCGGCTGACGCCCGGCGGCGTCCGGGAGCTGCACTGGCATAAACAGGCCGAATGGGCCTACATGCTGCTGGGCCGCGTCAGGGTCACCGCCGTCGATCAGGATGGCCGTAATTTTATCGCGGACGTCGGCCCGGGCGATCTGTGGTATTTTCCGCCCGGCATTCCCCACTCGATTCAGGGTCTTGAGGACGGCGCCGAGTTTTTGCTCGTGTTCGACGACGGCAGCTTCTCGGATATCGACACCTTTTCCATCTCGGATTGGTTCGCCCATACGCCGAAGGACGTGCTTTCGGCCAATTTCGGCGTGCCGGAAAGCGCGTTTGACGGCATGCCCGACGACCAGGTGTACATTTACCAGGCGGAAGTGCCGGGACCGCTCGCGAGCCAGCAGGTTCCCGATCCCCAGGGGGCGGTGCCCCTCAGCTTCACGCACCGGCTCCTCGCCCAGGAGCCGATCGTCACGCCGGGCGGGACGGTGCGCATCGTCGACTCGACCAATTTTCCCGTCTCGAAGACGGTCGCCGCCGCCCTGGTCGAGATCAAGCCCGGCGGCATGCGGGAGATGCACTGGCACCCGAACAACGACGAGTGGCAGTATTATTTGACCGGAGAGGGACGCATGACCGCGTTCGCGGCGCAGGGAACGGCGAGAACGTTCGATTTTCGGGCGGGCGACGTCGGCTACGTGCCTTTTGCGTACGGACATTACATCCAGAATACCGGGGATACGAGCCTGTGGTTTCTGGAAATGTTCAAAAGCGACCGGTTCGCCGACGTCTCGCTCAATCAGTGGATGGCGCTGACCCCGCGCGAGCTCGTGCGGACGAATTTGAACGCGGGCGAGGAACTGCTCGATTCGCTGCGCAAAGAGAAATGGCCTGTCGTCAAGTACCCCGGAACTCCGGCGCCGTAA
- the pepT gene encoding peptidase T, which produces MKNDLIRRLTTYAQVDTQSDDSSDTCPSTPGQWTLIRMLAEELEAIGMQEVTVDDNGYLMATLPANTDKEVPVVGFLAHVDTATDFTGAGVKPQIVENYDGKDIVLNEARQIVLSPRDFPELAGLAGHTLITTDGTTLLGADDKAGVAEIMTAMDYLLKHPEIKHGKIRVAFTPDEEIGRGPHRFDVAAFGADCAYTMDGGPLGELQYESFNAAAATITFKGKNVHPGTAKNKMIHSAKMAMELHGRLPADEAPERTEGYEGFYHLISFQGDVEQTVLRYIIRDFDRERFEFRKAYISGLVGELRDKYGAERIELSLKDQYYNMREKIEPARHIVDIAYQAMVNLGIEPVVKPIRGGTDGSQLSYMGLPTPNLFTGGENYHGRYEYVSVDTMVQAVNVIVEIARLFEQQAE; this is translated from the coding sequence TTGAAAAACGACCTGATCCGCAGATTGACGACCTACGCGCAAGTCGACACGCAGTCGGACGATAGCAGCGACACGTGTCCTTCCACCCCGGGGCAGTGGACGTTGATCCGCATGCTGGCCGAGGAGCTGGAGGCCATCGGCATGCAGGAAGTGACCGTCGACGATAACGGGTATCTGATGGCCACGCTGCCCGCGAACACGGACAAAGAAGTCCCGGTCGTCGGCTTTCTCGCGCATGTCGACACGGCGACGGATTTTACCGGGGCGGGCGTCAAGCCGCAAATCGTCGAAAACTACGACGGCAAGGACATCGTCCTGAACGAGGCGCGGCAGATCGTGCTGTCGCCGCGGGACTTTCCGGAGCTGGCCGGTCTCGCGGGGCACACGCTGATCACGACCGACGGGACGACGCTGCTCGGAGCCGACGACAAGGCCGGCGTTGCCGAGATTATGACGGCGATGGACTATTTGCTGAAGCATCCCGAGATCAAGCACGGCAAAATCCGGGTCGCCTTCACTCCGGACGAGGAAATCGGGCGCGGCCCGCACCGGTTCGACGTGGCCGCGTTCGGCGCGGATTGCGCGTATACGATGGACGGCGGCCCCCTCGGCGAGCTGCAATACGAAAGCTTTAACGCCGCCGCGGCCACCATCACGTTCAAAGGGAAAAACGTCCACCCCGGAACGGCGAAAAATAAAATGATCCACTCCGCCAAGATGGCGATGGAGCTGCACGGGCGGCTGCCGGCGGACGAAGCTCCGGAGAGGACGGAAGGCTACGAGGGATTTTACCACCTCATCTCATTCCAGGGGGACGTGGAGCAGACCGTGCTCCGCTACATTATCCGCGATTTCGACCGGGAGCGCTTCGAATTCCGCAAGGCGTACATATCCGGCCTGGTCGGCGAGCTGCGGGACAAGTACGGCGCGGAACGAATCGAGCTCTCGCTGAAGGACCAGTACTACAACATGCGGGAAAAAATCGAGCCGGCACGGCACATCGTCGACATCGCCTACCAGGCGATGGTGAATTTGGGCATCGAGCCGGTCGTCAAGCCGATTCGCGGCGGCACGGACGGGTCCCAGCTGTCCTACATGGGATTGCCGACGCCCAATCTTTTTACCGGCGGGGAAAATTACCACGGGCGCTACGAGTACGTCTCCGTGGACACGATGGTCCAGGCTGTGAACGTTATCGTCGAAATCGCCCGCCTGTTCGAGCAGCAGGCCGAGTAA
- a CDS encoding alpha/beta hydrolase — protein sequence MKHIFQQGTDPNAPVLVLFHGTGGTERDLLPLAERISPNASVLSVRGNVLENGMPRFFRRLAEGVFDEEDLICRTKELNGFLNQASAEYRFDRGNLVAIGYSNGANIAASLLFHYADALRGAILHHPMVPLRNLKLPDLSGTSCFIGAGRRDPICAASETEELAGLLQGAGAAVSVHWEEGGHQLTGTEVAAAADWFAATYG from the coding sequence ATGAAGCATATTTTCCAGCAGGGAACCGATCCGAACGCCCCGGTGCTGGTGCTCTTTCACGGGACGGGAGGGACGGAACGGGATTTGCTTCCGCTGGCGGAGCGGATTTCCCCGAACGCCTCGGTGCTGTCCGTACGAGGCAACGTGCTGGAAAACGGGATGCCGCGGTTTTTCCGCCGGCTGGCCGAAGGCGTGTTCGACGAGGAGGATTTGATCTGCCGGACGAAGGAACTGAACGGTTTCCTGAACCAGGCGTCCGCCGAATATCGATTCGATCGCGGCAATCTCGTCGCCATCGGCTATTCCAACGGGGCGAACATTGCCGCGAGCCTGCTGTTCCACTATGCGGACGCTCTGCGCGGGGCGATTCTTCATCATCCGATGGTCCCGCTGCGCAACTTGAAGCTCCCGGACTTGTCGGGGACGAGCTGCTTTATCGGCGCCGGGCGTCGGGATCCGATCTGCGCGGCCAGCGAGACGGAGGAGCTCGCCGGCCTGCTGCAAGGGGCGGGAGCGGCCGTGTCCGTCCACTGGGAGGAAGGCGGGCACCAGCTTACCGGAACGGAGGTAGCCGCCGCTGCCGACTGGTTCGCCGCGACCTACGGTTGA
- a CDS encoding ring-cleaving dioxygenase, translating into MTLRTAGIHHITAFVRDAQKTVDFYAGVLGLRLVKKTINFDAPEVYHLYLGNEAGSPGTIITFFPWPHSRRGRIGAGQVGVTTYAVPADALPFWRERLARFQIAVEERERFSETYLRFRDPDGMELEIVAREEGPASRWSFGGVPAEMAVKGFGGAVLYSAAPDHTGQVLEKVMGLEPAGREGSIVRYRSFGDVGNVIDIDTAQTSPGQGGAGTVHHIAWRAKDDEEQLAFRSLVQQVGFQPTPVTDRQYFNAVYFRELGGILFEIATDPPGFANDEEPDRLGEKLMLPEWYEPHRGQIIQGLPPFELRVLKEDRP; encoded by the coding sequence ATGACCTTGCGTACGGCAGGCATTCATCACATTACGGCTTTCGTTAGAGACGCGCAGAAGACCGTCGATTTTTATGCAGGAGTACTCGGACTTCGGCTGGTCAAAAAGACGATCAATTTCGATGCCCCTGAAGTCTATCACCTGTACTTGGGCAATGAAGCGGGGAGCCCGGGAACGATCATCACGTTTTTTCCGTGGCCGCATTCGCGCCGCGGACGCATCGGGGCGGGGCAGGTCGGCGTCACGACTTACGCCGTCCCCGCGGACGCGCTCCCGTTCTGGAGGGAACGGCTTGCCCGCTTTCAAATCGCGGTCGAGGAGCGCGAAAGATTTTCGGAAACGTATCTCCGTTTCCGCGACCCGGACGGCATGGAGCTTGAAATCGTCGCCCGGGAAGAAGGGCCCGCGAGCCGGTGGTCGTTCGGCGGCGTTCCAGCGGAGATGGCGGTTAAGGGATTCGGAGGCGCCGTCCTGTACAGCGCCGCTCCGGATCATACCGGGCAGGTGCTGGAGAAGGTCATGGGCCTCGAGCCGGCCGGACGCGAGGGCAGCATCGTTCGCTACCGCTCCTTCGGCGATGTGGGCAACGTGATCGACATCGACACCGCGCAGACGAGTCCCGGTCAAGGCGGAGCGGGAACGGTCCATCATATCGCCTGGAGAGCGAAGGACGACGAGGAGCAGCTGGCGTTTCGGAGCCTGGTCCAACAGGTCGGCTTTCAGCCGACGCCCGTGACCGACCGGCAATATTTCAACGCCGTTTATTTCCGGGAGCTTGGCGGAATTTTGTTCGAAATCGCCACCGATCCGCCGGGTTTCGCCAACGACGAAGAACCCGATCGGCTCGGCGAAAAGCTGATGCTGCCGGAATGGTACGAACCCCATCGCGGGCAAATCATCCAAGGCCTGCCGCCGTTTGAGCTGCGGGTTCTGAAGGAGGACCGGCCATGA
- a CDS encoding MarR family winged helix-turn-helix transcriptional regulator, with protein MTDTRDDSLDLYIALSRSSQWVNAHADRDIKRYGLNRTEFGVLELLYHKGPQPIQQIGGKVLMSSGNITYVVDKLQDKGFVVRKASTEDRRLIYAEATDKGKAFIEEVFPKHAEVIHAAVGGLSAEEKRIASALLKKLGKYAQEGYK; from the coding sequence ATGACAGATACGCGCGACGACTCCCTGGATCTTTACATTGCTCTTTCCAGGTCCAGTCAATGGGTGAACGCTCATGCCGACCGCGACATCAAGCGTTACGGATTGAATCGCACCGAGTTCGGCGTGCTGGAGCTGCTGTATCATAAGGGCCCCCAGCCGATCCAACAGATCGGGGGCAAGGTGCTGATGAGCAGCGGCAACATCACGTACGTCGTCGACAAGCTGCAGGACAAAGGCTTCGTCGTCCGCAAAGCTTCGACCGAAGACCGGCGTCTCATTTACGCCGAGGCGACCGATAAGGGCAAAGCCTTTATCGAAGAGGTGTTCCCGAAGCATGCGGAGGTGATCCATGCGGCGGTCGGAGGGCTTTCGGCCGAGGAGAAGCGAATCGCCAGCGCGCTGCTGAAGAAGCTCGGAAAGTATGCGCAGGAAGGCTACAAGTAG
- a CDS encoding nitroreductase family protein, translating into MMSSLSPQVAPFRKADYPVDPIYLNRWSPRSFAEKDVPEETLFTVLEAARWAPSAFNLQPWKFIVAKTKEDRERFAPFIGEFNQAWCLKAPVLILIVSQKTWEKGDIGSHSFDTGAAWGYLSLEATRQGLATHAMTGIDFDKAREIVGLPDDYAVQALVALGYQGPKENLPAPMQEREQPSPRNPIRDSVFQGVFGSK; encoded by the coding sequence ATCATGAGCAGTCTTTCGCCGCAAGTCGCCCCGTTTCGAAAAGCCGATTATCCCGTCGACCCGATTTATTTGAATCGGTGGTCTCCCCGCTCGTTTGCCGAGAAGGACGTTCCGGAAGAAACGCTGTTCACCGTGCTGGAAGCGGCGCGCTGGGCGCCGTCGGCCTTCAATCTTCAACCGTGGAAATTCATCGTCGCCAAAACGAAGGAAGACCGCGAGCGCTTCGCTCCGTTCATCGGCGAGTTCAATCAGGCCTGGTGCTTGAAAGCGCCGGTGCTGATCTTGATCGTCTCCCAAAAAACGTGGGAAAAAGGCGACATCGGCTCCCATTCCTTCGATACGGGCGCCGCTTGGGGCTATCTGTCGCTCGAAGCGACCCGCCAAGGGCTCGCCACGCACGCGATGACCGGCATCGACTTCGACAAAGCCCGCGAAATCGTCGGCCTGCCCGACGACTATGCGGTGCAAGCGCTCGTTGCCCTCGGCTACCAGGGACCGAAGGAAAACCTGCCCGCTCCGATGCAGGAACGCGAGCAGCCTTCGCCTCGGAACCCGATTCGGGATTCCGTTTTCCAAGGCGTTTTCGGCTCCAAGTAA
- a CDS encoding winged helix-turn-helix domain-containing protein produces the protein MSDGILDSIDDTIHAKARLGIMSLLAVHGECEFTFLRDELRLTEGNLGNHIRVLEEAGYIEAVKAFVGKRPKTTCKPTAKGMEMFHQYIEGLEKIVRMAQAAIRKEDHPGAE, from the coding sequence ATGAGCGACGGCATTCTGGACTCGATCGACGACACGATTCACGCCAAGGCCCGCCTGGGCATTATGAGTCTGCTGGCCGTGCATGGGGAATGCGAGTTTACCTTTCTGCGGGACGAGCTTCGGTTGACCGAAGGCAACCTCGGCAACCACATTCGCGTGCTGGAGGAAGCCGGTTACATCGAAGCCGTCAAAGCGTTTGTCGGGAAGCGTCCCAAGACGACGTGCAAGCCGACCGCGAAGGGCATGGAGATGTTCCATCAATATATCGAAGGCCTGGAGAAAATCGTCCGCATGGCGCAAGCCGCCATCCGGAAGGAAGATCATCCCGGTGCCGAATGA
- a CDS encoding ABC transporter permease, which yields MNAALRLIAFDFRLYFRDWMTLFWILIYPPLMLLIFGSMYGDQPGVVAGTRYIESYVAALCVMNVVTVSVFTLNINIVTNREKGNLRRYRATPLPVSAILASHSVQGLFLVLAGTAEILLIAKLVWDIRIAFAALGGLLAVLLLGCLGFFSLGFALSGLARTAGAASGLAMIVFFPMMFLSGVAMPVAFLPEAMQAIGKALPMKYLVEMGQGVWAGQSLGEFPLGLSVLAGFAVLAWALAFLLFRWENR from the coding sequence ATGAACGCGGCTTTGCGCTTGATCGCATTTGATTTTCGGCTTTATTTTCGGGACTGGATGACGCTGTTCTGGATTTTGATTTACCCTCCGCTTATGCTGCTTATTTTCGGTTCCATGTACGGCGATCAGCCGGGAGTCGTGGCGGGCACCCGGTACATTGAGTCCTACGTCGCGGCCTTGTGCGTCATGAATGTCGTGACAGTGTCGGTCTTTACGCTGAACATCAACATCGTCACCAACCGGGAAAAAGGCAATCTCCGGCGCTACCGCGCCACGCCGCTGCCCGTTTCCGCCATTTTGGCTTCCCATTCGGTGCAGGGATTGTTTCTCGTCCTGGCGGGAACGGCGGAAATCCTGCTGATCGCGAAGCTCGTCTGGGATATTCGAATCGCGTTCGCGGCGCTGGGCGGGTTGCTTGCGGTGCTGCTGCTTGGCTGTCTCGGCTTTTTCAGCCTCGGTTTCGCGTTGTCGGGACTGGCCCGGACGGCCGGTGCGGCCAGCGGCCTGGCGATGATCGTCTTTTTTCCGATGATGTTCCTGTCCGGGGTCGCCATGCCCGTCGCGTTTTTGCCCGAGGCGATGCAGGCGATCGGCAAGGCGCTGCCGATGAAATATCTCGTCGAGATGGGGCAAGGCGTCTGGGCCGGTCAAAGTCTGGGAGAGTTTCCGCTGGGGCTGTCGGTTTTGGCCGGATTTGCCGTGCTGGCATGGGCGCTTGCTTTTCTATTGTTCCGTTGGGAAAATAGATGA
- a CDS encoding ABC transporter ATP-binding protein, protein MQPVIQLEQLRKQYGQTVALDGITMQVNKGEIFGVVGPNGAGKTTLIEILEGLRTADGGEALVLGKDIRKEAAEIKQRIGVLFQATTLPEKAKVKEVLRLFASFYKNARNPEEIARLTGLQDKGNAMIKSLSGGWKQRVALALALINDPEILFLDEPSMGLDPNARKEMWATIRELRGEGRTIVVTTHYMEEAEQLCDRVAIISKGRLVALETPSGLIAKLGRTRRIRCRNAGMATREELAALPHVLSVEMEAEQVVLHSDNMDVALQHLYRLADRQGWLVSGLKLEDASMNEVFMEATQKEATA, encoded by the coding sequence ATGCAGCCTGTCATTCAACTTGAACAACTGCGCAAGCAATATGGCCAAACCGTCGCCCTCGACGGCATCACCATGCAGGTGAACAAGGGCGAAATTTTCGGCGTCGTCGGGCCGAACGGAGCGGGCAAGACGACGCTGATCGAGATTTTGGAAGGACTGAGAACGGCCGATGGCGGCGAAGCGCTCGTGCTCGGGAAAGACATCCGCAAGGAAGCGGCGGAAATCAAGCAGCGGATCGGCGTGCTGTTCCAGGCGACGACCCTTCCCGAAAAGGCCAAGGTGAAGGAAGTTCTCCGGCTGTTCGCGTCCTTTTACAAAAACGCCCGCAATCCGGAGGAAATCGCCCGCCTGACGGGGCTTCAGGACAAGGGGAACGCCATGATCAAGTCCCTTTCCGGCGGATGGAAGCAGCGGGTGGCGCTTGCGCTGGCCTTGATCAACGATCCGGAAATTTTGTTTCTCGACGAGCCGAGCATGGGACTGGACCCGAACGCGCGGAAGGAGATGTGGGCGACGATTCGCGAACTGCGGGGAGAAGGCCGCACGATCGTCGTGACGACCCACTACATGGAGGAAGCCGAGCAGCTTTGCGACCGGGTCGCCATCATCAGCAAAGGCCGCCTGGTGGCGCTGGAAACGCCGTCCGGCCTGATCGCGAAGCTCGGGCGGACCCGGCGGATCCGCTGCCGCAACGCCGGAATGGCGACGCGGGAGGAACTGGCGGCGCTGCCTCACGTATTGAGCGTCGAGATGGAAGCGGAGCAGGTCGTGCTTCACTCCGACAATATGGACGTCGCCCTGCAGCATCTGTACCGCCTGGCCGATCGCCAGGGCTGGCTCGTGAGCGGGCTGAAGCTGGAGGATGCCTCGATGAACGAAGTGTTTATGGAAGCGACGCAGAAGGAGGCGACGGCATGA